The Glandiceps talaboti chromosome 9, keGlaTala1.1, whole genome shotgun sequence genome window below encodes:
- the LOC144440194 gene encoding uncharacterized protein LOC144440194 — MEAKHREKLRIHRERFVEELNVDHVILYLNRIVLSEFEVDKIYACREPENRVRKLLDLLPTKGPLAFQHFKFSLKDRYPHLMELLNDTAVIKHRDDTSQDECQRLFLHRDTLIRDLDMDNPAITQYLLMEGVLTYADFDKIRSAANKSDKARVLIDCLPFRGAHAYKHFILAIKENQPNIMKMLENTKIDPDIEDTYM, encoded by the coding sequence ATGGAAGCAAAACACAGAGAGAAGCTACGCATTCACAGAGAGAGATTCGTTGAAGAATTAAATGTTGATCATGTTATTCTATATCTCAATCGAATTGTTTTATCAGAATTTGAGGTCGACAAAATCTACGCATGTAGGGAGCCCGAAAATCGTGTACGAAAGTTGTTGGATTTGCTTCCAACGAAAGGACCATTGGCTTTCCAACATTTTAAATTCTCACTGAAGGATAGGTACCCACATTTGATGGAATTGCTAAATGACACAGCTGTCATAAAACATCGTGATGATACAAGCCAGGATGAATGTCAGCGTTTATTTCTACATCGCGATACACTGATTCGTGACCTTGATATGGATAATCCAGCAATAACGCAGTATTTACTGATGGAAGGAGTTTTAACTTATGCTGATTTTGACAAGATAAGAAGTGCTGCAAATAAAAGTGATAAGGCAAGAGTATTAATTGACTGTCTTCCATTCAGAGGGGCACACGCTTACAAACATTTTATCCTGGCAATCAAGGAAAACCAGCCGAATATTATGAAGATGCTTGAGAATACCAAGATTGATCCAGATATTgaagatacatacatgtaa
- the LOC144440167 gene encoding platelet-activating factor acetylhydrolase IB subunit alpha1-like has translation MNPAAIPVPVEDVQGDNRWMSVHKRYVNESHDKEPDVVFIGDSLIQQMAQTDIWFKWFVPMHSLNFGIGGDATQHVLWRIENGEIDDIKPKLVVVQVGTNNHGHTAEQVVGGIKAIVESITNKQPQAQLFLMGIPPRGLNPNPLREKIKKINEALPNMLKSFANTQFIECDPGFIQVDGTIDHNDMFDYLHFTRQGYEKFCTPLYEAMTNLLSP, from the exons ATGAACCCTGCTGCTATTCCCGTACCTGTAGAAGATGTACAAGGTGACAATCGCTGGATGAGTGTT CATAAACGTTATGTAAATGAATCACATGACAAGGAACCAGATGTTGTATTTATTGGTGATTCCTTAATACAGCAAATGGCACAAACCGAT ATTTGGTTCAAATGGTTTGTACCCATGCATAGTTTAAACTTTGGTATTGGTGGGGACGCAACTCAGCATGTACTTTGGAGGATAGAGAATGGAGAAATTGATGATATCAAACCGAAG TTAGTGGTGGTTCAAGTTGGAACTAATAACCATGGACATACAGCAGAGCAAGTTGTAGGTGGAATTAAAGCTATTGTAGAATctattacaaacaaacaacctCAAGCACAGTTGTTTTTGATG GGAATTCCACCGAGAGGACTTAATCCAAATCCACTGAGagaaaagattaaaaaaatcaaCGAAGCCCTTCCTAACATGTTAAAATCATTTGCAAATACTCAGTTTATAGAATGTGACCCAGGCTTTATCCAGGTGGATGGTACCATTGATCACAACGATATGTTTGACTATTTGCATTTCACTAGACAGGGCTATGAGAAATTTTGTACCCCCCTCTATGAAGCAATGACCAATCTACTTTCACCATGA